Proteins co-encoded in one Candidatus Limnocylindrales bacterium genomic window:
- a CDS encoding PQQ-dependent sugar dehydrogenase — protein sequence MDRTLIRCLALALAVAALPATAIAADPDDRCAGSKLKAAGTYSKALLGCESAAVRQDAPVDAACLARAQDKLTGGFVRAESRGGCATTDDAGTVGDAVEADVADVVSDIVYDDTDDARSCASAKLKAAGKHYADRMSCYAKAAKRGGSPDVDCAPRADAVLTSAFVKRESLGTCTTEGDAAEIADENAAGVIAIVAAVSPLCGDDVAGPGQACDGSDDAACPGLCTSACACEVAPDCGNGVAELPEECDDGGNIGGDGCSAACVLEDRSALCDGVATVAGTALDAVLVASLSQPIHATAPPLDPSRLFVVERPGRIRIVELDGDVLLPTPYLDITGKVSENGEQGLLSMAFHPDFETNGWFFVNYTDNNGDTVIARYDAADPDADTVSAATERILIVIDQPFTNHNGGQIAFGSDGKLYTAMGDGGGGGDPLETAQDDSSLLGKILRFDVDVENAPYYAVPPDNPGYVDGSDPLELIWAKGLRNPWRFSFDRATGDLLLADVGQGSWEEINFQSAASGGGENYGWDIFEGSMCYEPAPAPTCPSPPTGFTFPIHEYSHNDGSCSVSGGFVYRGCAMPALAGTYFYSDYCTAFVRTFRVNGGSPSNHANVTSSLTPEGASINSVVSFGEDARGELYIADIGGQLFRIVPAAP from the coding sequence ATGGACAGGACACTCATTCGCTGCTTGGCGCTCGCGCTGGCGGTGGCCGCCTTGCCGGCCACCGCAATTGCGGCCGACCCGGACGATCGCTGCGCCGGCTCCAAGCTCAAGGCTGCGGGAACATACTCCAAGGCGTTGCTTGGCTGCGAGTCTGCGGCCGTGCGTCAGGATGCTCCCGTGGACGCGGCCTGCTTGGCCAGGGCGCAGGACAAGCTGACGGGCGGTTTCGTGCGCGCCGAGAGCCGCGGCGGCTGTGCCACCACTGACGATGCGGGCACCGTCGGCGATGCCGTCGAGGCCGACGTCGCCGACGTGGTGTCCGACATCGTCTACGACGACACCGACGATGCACGCTCCTGCGCGAGCGCCAAGCTCAAGGCGGCCGGCAAGCACTACGCCGATCGCATGAGCTGCTACGCCAAGGCCGCCAAGCGGGGAGGCTCGCCCGACGTCGATTGCGCGCCGCGCGCCGATGCGGTTCTCACCTCCGCCTTCGTCAAGCGCGAGTCCCTGGGCACGTGCACGACCGAAGGCGACGCGGCCGAGATCGCTGACGAGAATGCCGCCGGCGTCATCGCCATCGTTGCCGCGGTCTCTCCGCTTTGCGGCGACGACGTGGCCGGTCCAGGGCAGGCCTGCGACGGCAGCGATGATGCTGCATGCCCCGGCCTCTGCACTTCGGCGTGTGCGTGCGAGGTTGCGCCCGACTGCGGCAACGGCGTGGCCGAGCTGCCCGAGGAATGCGACGACGGCGGCAACATCGGCGGCGACGGCTGCTCGGCCGCCTGCGTGCTCGAAGACCGCAGCGCCCTGTGCGACGGCGTCGCTACCGTCGCGGGGACGGCGCTGGACGCGGTGCTGGTTGCCTCGCTCTCGCAACCCATCCACGCCACGGCGCCGCCACTGGACCCGTCGCGGTTGTTCGTGGTCGAGCGCCCCGGTCGCATCCGCATTGTCGAACTGGACGGTGACGTGCTGCTGCCGACGCCGTACCTCGACATCACCGGCAAGGTCTCGGAGAACGGCGAGCAGGGGCTGCTCAGCATGGCGTTCCACCCCGACTTCGAGACCAACGGCTGGTTCTTCGTCAACTACACCGACAACAACGGCGACACGGTGATCGCTCGCTATGACGCAGCCGACCCCGACGCCGACACCGTCAGCGCCGCGACGGAGCGGATCCTCATCGTCATCGACCAGCCGTTCACCAATCATAACGGCGGGCAGATCGCCTTCGGCAGCGACGGCAAGCTGTACACGGCCATGGGCGACGGCGGTGGCGGCGGCGATCCGCTCGAGACGGCGCAGGACGACTCATCGCTGCTCGGCAAGATCCTGCGCTTCGACGTCGATGTCGAGAACGCACCGTACTACGCGGTGCCGCCCGACAATCCGGGTTACGTCGATGGCAGCGACCCGCTCGAGCTGATCTGGGCGAAGGGGCTGCGCAACCCGTGGCGGTTCAGCTTCGATCGCGCGACCGGCGATCTGCTGCTCGCGGATGTGGGGCAGGGGAGCTGGGAGGAGATCAACTTCCAGAGCGCCGCGAGCGGCGGCGGCGAGAACTACGGCTGGGACATCTTCGAGGGAAGCATGTGCTACGAGCCGGCGCCGGCGCCGACGTGCCCGAGCCCGCCGACCGGATTCACGTTCCCGATCCACGAATACAGCCACAACGACGGGTCGTGCTCGGTAAGCGGCGGCTTCGTGTATCGCGGCTGCGCAATGCCTGCTCTGGCCGGGACCTACTTTTATTCCGACTACTGCACCGCCTTCGTGCGCACGTTCCGCGTCAACGGCGGCTCGCCGTCCAATCACGCCAACGTCACATCGAGCCTGACGCCCGAAGGGGCCAGCATCAACTCGGTCGTCTCGTTCGGAGAGGACGCGCGGGGGGAACTGTATATCGCCGACATCGGCGGCCAGCTGTTCCGCATCGTGCCGGCGGCGCCGTAG
- a CDS encoding VOC family protein, with product MEANLDHIVLSVRDMDAMLGFYIVVLGLAPYRVDQYHEGTVLFPSVRLNAHTIIDLLPPAMWNQGDAQAATFPNLNHFCIAIDKSHWDPLMLRLQSNDIEIDSGPMKLSGAEGDGIAIYIHDPDGNQLEIRYYE from the coding sequence GTGGAAGCCAACCTCGACCACATCGTCCTCTCGGTCCGCGACATGGATGCGATGCTGGGTTTCTACATCGTCGTCCTGGGCCTGGCGCCGTACCGGGTCGACCAGTACCACGAGGGGACGGTTCTGTTTCCGTCGGTGCGCCTGAACGCGCACACCATCATCGACCTGCTTCCGCCGGCGATGTGGAACCAGGGCGATGCCCAGGCCGCCACCTTCCCCAACCTCAACCACTTCTGCATCGCCATCGACAAGAGTCACTGGGACCCGCTGATGCTGCGGCTTCAGAGCAATGACATCGAGATCGACTCGGGGCCGATGAAGCTGTCGGGCGCCGAGGGCGACGGGATCGCGATCTACATTCACGATCCGGACGGGAATCAGCTGGAGATCAGGTACTACGAGTGA
- a CDS encoding FG-GAP-like repeat-containing protein yields MTPSTACAILLAAWAGPALAQLPHFTEVTDAALPGLATVGGQTGSAPQVFGGGAVGDCDGDDLPDLYFTGLSHDVLYRNRGDGTFEDITLRAGLGAPFLSHSAAMADIDNDGDLDILTAAGTSSRHLLYVNDGTCTFLEEAVQRGVARSLGPYTRTVSFGDYDRDGFLDIFVAEFQADLVNPGVEGPFSRLFRNRGASQPGYFDDVTIAAGLDMRSVVGTQDGNFAFSGRFTDLDGDGWPDLLIPADFGESRLFWNGGDGRFTDGTAAAGVGTDEYGMGATTADFDGDGLLDIFITSVFAPGALHGDGNRLYRNLGNRSFLDVTDMAGVRDSGWGWGVEAFDFDNDGNLDLAANNGVTSRTDVDLFYIQREFGGYDTSHMLQDPPRLWRNLGGGIFEDVAAQVGFLDDGLGQSVVSFDYDTDGDLDVLLVEDCCSATPVRLYRNDGGNAAHWIDVELRSDVGHPTGVGAVVTVTPEGRAPMVQEVTGSSTYLFQNGTSRLHFGLGAAPVAVSMVHVRWPDGAEQTVEDPPIDGLARIVRHSDRASEEADCIVALNEAGEEVVEAVTDRFVGCMARAVRGLLPAGQTVSQCLLTDPEEKIARAQAQTIAAEESHCTSTPRFGPASAAEVNEAMLEILRLGDLFGDDIDSAVVDRRDDRAAAACQMAVARSVARIARVRVQVFNKCKADGVRSGSITAGADLAQCRATLSDRRFANAVAAAERRATARCKQDDIAGLLPGRCSASDAEALFDCVVDHVSCGTCLAVSRADRVDTPCHRFVEGVASVYCGDRTVSTKSVARQWNEALLDAIRRDTPRPTVHARNLFHLSAMTWDAWRAYGGGGTAWLTDETHASNDPQRDREIAISHAAYRLLVERFRRSPGRAATHAALRALMLSLGLDPTYAATDGDGPAAVGNRIGAAMVEWGQADGSNELANYVDHTYAPINFPLIVQEPGVSMIDPNRWQPLALDLLIAQNGLPLPGTLQTSIGMQWNGVTPFALTRADPDALYFDPGPPPQLGIDDADYKDAAREVIEISSWLDPNDGILIDASPAVIGNNPLGTNNGAGHPVNPATGMPYEPNLVARGDYMRVLAEYWADGPDSETPPGHWNVIANDVSDALPSLRIAGSGAPVDRLEWDVKLYLALNGALHDAAIVAWGIKRHYDSARPISIIRYLGTLGQNTDPQLPGYEPNGYPLVPGLIEIITPQTTAPGQRHEHLAGEEGRVAIFAYGGPPADADAGPVGARWIRAIDWLPYQLPTFVTPAFPGYVSGHSTFSRAAAEVMTLFTGDAFVPGGLGQIIAPAHGFLRTENGPSTDISVQWATYYDAADLAGLSRLAGGIHITADDFQGRILGSVVGATAYDAAMERIAQ; encoded by the coding sequence ATGACGCCATCGACTGCATGCGCGATCCTGCTCGCTGCATGGGCCGGACCGGCGCTCGCACAACTGCCGCATTTCACGGAAGTCACCGACGCCGCCCTTCCCGGTCTGGCTACGGTTGGCGGCCAGACCGGCTCGGCGCCGCAGGTGTTCGGCGGCGGAGCTGTCGGCGACTGCGACGGCGACGACCTTCCCGACCTGTACTTCACTGGCCTGTCGCACGATGTCCTGTATCGCAATCGCGGCGACGGAACCTTCGAAGACATCACGCTGCGCGCAGGCCTGGGAGCGCCCTTCCTCTCCCACAGCGCAGCCATGGCCGATATCGACAACGACGGCGACCTCGACATCCTGACGGCCGCCGGAACCTCGTCGCGCCACCTTCTGTACGTCAACGACGGCACCTGCACGTTCCTCGAGGAAGCGGTTCAGCGCGGCGTGGCCAGGAGCCTCGGCCCCTATACGCGCACCGTCTCGTTCGGCGATTACGATCGTGACGGCTTCCTGGACATCTTCGTGGCCGAGTTCCAGGCCGACCTCGTCAATCCGGGCGTGGAAGGGCCCTTCAGCCGGCTATTCCGCAACCGCGGCGCGAGCCAACCTGGCTACTTCGACGACGTTACCATCGCGGCAGGCCTCGACATGCGATCGGTGGTGGGAACCCAGGACGGAAACTTCGCGTTCAGCGGACGCTTCACCGATCTGGACGGCGACGGTTGGCCCGATCTGCTGATCCCGGCCGATTTCGGCGAAAGCCGCCTGTTCTGGAATGGCGGTGATGGACGTTTCACCGACGGCACGGCCGCGGCGGGCGTCGGCACCGATGAGTATGGCATGGGAGCGACCACGGCCGACTTCGATGGCGATGGCCTGCTCGACATCTTCATCACTTCGGTGTTCGCGCCAGGCGCGCTTCACGGCGACGGCAACCGGCTCTACCGCAACCTCGGCAATCGCAGCTTCCTGGATGTCACCGATATGGCCGGTGTCCGCGATTCTGGCTGGGGCTGGGGGGTCGAAGCGTTCGACTTCGACAATGACGGGAATCTGGATCTGGCGGCCAACAACGGCGTGACGTCGCGCACCGATGTCGACCTCTTCTACATTCAGAGAGAGTTCGGCGGGTACGACACGTCGCACATGCTGCAGGACCCGCCGCGGCTGTGGCGGAACCTCGGCGGCGGAATTTTCGAGGACGTCGCCGCGCAGGTCGGCTTCCTCGACGACGGGCTCGGCCAATCCGTGGTGAGCTTCGACTACGACACCGACGGCGACCTCGACGTGCTGCTCGTCGAAGATTGCTGCAGCGCCACCCCGGTCCGGCTCTACCGCAACGACGGCGGCAATGCCGCCCACTGGATCGACGTGGAGCTGCGCAGCGACGTCGGACACCCGACCGGCGTCGGCGCCGTCGTGACCGTGACCCCGGAAGGCCGCGCACCCATGGTGCAGGAAGTCACCGGCAGCAGCACCTACCTGTTTCAGAACGGAACGTCGCGATTGCACTTCGGATTGGGTGCGGCACCGGTGGCGGTATCCATGGTTCACGTCCGGTGGCCGGACGGCGCCGAGCAGACGGTCGAAGATCCGCCGATCGACGGCCTCGCACGCATCGTTCGCCACTCCGACCGGGCATCGGAAGAAGCCGATTGCATCGTAGCCCTGAACGAGGCCGGCGAAGAGGTGGTCGAGGCCGTCACCGATCGTTTCGTCGGCTGCATGGCACGAGCCGTGCGCGGCCTGCTGCCCGCGGGACAGACGGTCAGCCAATGTCTGCTGACCGATCCGGAGGAAAAGATCGCGAGGGCGCAGGCGCAGACCATCGCAGCCGAGGAAAGCCACTGCACCTCGACGCCGCGGTTCGGTCCGGCGTCTGCCGCCGAGGTCAACGAGGCGATGCTCGAGATCCTTCGTTTGGGCGACCTTTTTGGCGACGACATCGATTCTGCCGTCGTCGATCGGCGCGACGATCGTGCGGCCGCCGCCTGCCAGATGGCCGTGGCGCGAAGCGTTGCCAGGATCGCGCGGGTGCGAGTGCAGGTGTTCAACAAATGCAAGGCCGACGGCGTCCGCAGCGGGAGCATCACGGCGGGAGCCGACCTGGCCCAGTGCCGTGCCACGCTGAGTGATCGGCGCTTCGCCAACGCGGTTGCGGCCGCCGAGCGGCGTGCGACCGCGCGCTGCAAGCAGGATGACATCGCGGGCCTCCTGCCGGGACGCTGCTCCGCATCCGACGCAGAAGCGCTGTTCGACTGTGTTGTCGACCACGTAAGCTGTGGAACGTGCCTTGCCGTCTCGCGTGCGGACCGCGTCGATACGCCGTGCCACCGGTTCGTCGAAGGCGTCGCGTCGGTGTACTGCGGCGATCGGACCGTCAGCACCAAGAGCGTGGCACGACAGTGGAACGAGGCGTTGCTCGATGCCATTCGACGCGACACTCCGCGACCGACGGTGCACGCGCGCAATCTCTTCCATCTTTCCGCAATGACTTGGGATGCGTGGCGAGCGTACGGCGGCGGCGGCACTGCATGGCTGACCGACGAAACGCACGCATCCAATGACCCGCAGCGGGATCGCGAGATCGCGATCAGCCACGCCGCGTATCGACTGCTTGTCGAGAGATTTCGCCGCAGCCCGGGTCGGGCGGCGACCCACGCCGCGCTGCGCGCTCTGATGCTGAGCCTGGGCTTGGATCCCACCTACGCTGCCACCGATGGCGACGGTCCTGCCGCCGTCGGCAACCGCATCGGCGCCGCCATGGTGGAGTGGGGGCAGGCCGACGGATCCAACGAGCTCGCCAACTACGTCGACCACACCTACGCACCGATCAACTTTCCGCTCATCGTCCAGGAGCCGGGCGTCTCGATGATCGACCCCAACCGCTGGCAGCCGCTGGCGCTGGACCTGCTGATCGCACAGAACGGCCTTCCGCTGCCGGGCACACTGCAGACCTCGATCGGCATGCAATGGAACGGGGTCACGCCGTTTGCGCTGACTCGCGCCGATCCGGATGCGCTCTACTTCGATCCGGGCCCGCCGCCGCAGCTCGGCATCGACGATGCCGACTACAAGGATGCGGCTCGCGAAGTGATCGAGATCTCGAGCTGGCTCGATCCGAATGACGGCATCTTGATCGATGCGTCACCCGCCGTGATCGGGAACAATCCGCTTGGCACCAACAACGGTGCCGGCCATCCCGTCAATCCGGCCACCGGTATGCCGTACGAGCCCAATCTGGTCGCACGCGGCGATTACATGCGCGTGCTGGCCGAATACTGGGCGGACGGTCCGGATTCGGAGACGCCGCCCGGGCACTGGAACGTCATCGCCAACGACGTGTCCGATGCTCTTCCCTCCCTGCGCATCGCAGGATCCGGCGCGCCGGTGGATCGCCTGGAATGGGACGTCAAGCTGTATCTGGCGCTCAACGGCGCCCTGCACGATGCGGCAATCGTGGCATGGGGAATCAAGAGGCATTACGACTCCGCACGACCGATCTCGATCATCCGCTACCTCGGCACGCTCGGGCAGAACACGGATCCGCAGCTCCCCGGCTATGAGCCCAACGGCTATCCGCTGGTCCCGGGACTGATCGAGATCATCACGCCGCAGACCACGGCACCGGGGCAGCGTCACGAGCATCTGGCGGGCGAGGAAGGACGCGTGGCGATCTTCGCCTACGGCGGTCCGCCCGCCGATGCGGACGCCGGCCCCGTCGGTGCACGCTGGATTCGGGCAATCGACTGGTTGCCGTATCAGCTCCCGACGTTCGTCACGCCGGCCTTCCCCGGCTACGTTTCGGGACACAGCACGTTCAGTCGCGCGGCCGCCGAAGTGATGACTCTTTTCACCGGCGACGCGTTCGTTCCCGGAGGGCTCGGCCAGATCATCGCGCCCGCGCACGGATTCCTTCGTACCGAGAACGGGCCGAGCACCGATATCTCGGTTCAATGGGCGACCTACTACGATGCGGCCGATCTCGCCGGTCTCTCGCGCCTGGCAGGCGGCATCCACATCACCGCCGATGACTTCCAGGGACGCATCCTTGGCTCCGTCGTCGGCGCCACGGCGTATGACGCCGCGATGGAGCGCATCGCGCAGTAG
- a CDS encoding glutathione S-transferase family protein, with translation MRKVHGVGASPYVRKVRVALAEKGLDYELLPVMPFNVSDDFKKISPLGKIPVLEEDGQFIPDSSVIIDYLENTQPTPSLIPKEPRQRAQALFLEEFADGGISAKGTGVIFFQRIIAPLFMGQQTDEAAVQKAITQDMPPLLNYLEGQLAGGKEYLVGNGITVADIAVTSQFVNLSFGNYTVDAGTHPNLARYLARMFERPSFAKCIAEDRAAFGR, from the coding sequence ATGCGAAAGGTTCACGGAGTCGGTGCTTCCCCGTATGTGCGCAAGGTACGCGTGGCGTTGGCCGAGAAGGGACTCGATTACGAGCTCCTTCCCGTCATGCCCTTCAACGTGAGCGACGATTTCAAGAAGATCAGCCCGCTCGGAAAGATTCCGGTGCTGGAGGAGGACGGGCAGTTCATTCCCGACTCCTCGGTGATCATCGATTACCTCGAGAACACCCAGCCCACGCCGTCGCTGATTCCGAAGGAGCCGCGCCAGCGCGCGCAGGCGCTGTTCCTCGAGGAGTTCGCCGACGGCGGCATCAGCGCCAAGGGCACCGGCGTCATCTTCTTCCAGCGCATCATCGCACCGCTGTTCATGGGACAGCAGACCGATGAGGCGGCCGTGCAGAAGGCGATCACGCAGGACATGCCGCCGCTGCTCAACTATCTGGAAGGCCAGCTGGCGGGTGGCAAGGAGTATCTGGTAGGCAACGGCATCACGGTGGCCGACATCGCGGTCACCAGCCAGTTCGTCAACCTCTCCTTCGGCAACTACACGGTGGATGCCGGCACGCATCCGAACCTGGCCAGGTATCTGGCGCGCATGTTCGAACGGCCTTCGTTCGCCAAGTGCATTGCCGAGGATCGCGCAGCCTTCGGGCGCTAG
- a CDS encoding helix-turn-helix domain-containing protein: MTRAVEILGERWTLLLVRELFYGPKRFSDLKATLGGVSSSVLAERLSRLEERGVIVRRELPAPAASMVYELAETGWALRPILIELARWGVRFMGPPSPDDRMEPAWLRFGLEVFARRTPTASLAVQLRITGEGHSVDVFVRGGEAGVLVTSEPLRTQATITAPAMDMLFVCIGLRRLDAPDLSPQIRVEGDATAAAHLPELFDFSPTPPTIPVAGAGPTLDASSGSGEARAR; this comes from the coding sequence ATGACCCGAGCCGTTGAGATCCTCGGCGAGCGATGGACGCTGCTGCTGGTGCGAGAGCTGTTCTATGGACCCAAGCGCTTCAGCGATCTCAAAGCGACGCTCGGAGGGGTCAGCAGCAGCGTGCTGGCCGAGCGCCTGTCGCGTCTCGAGGAGCGCGGCGTGATCGTACGGCGCGAGCTTCCGGCGCCGGCGGCCTCGATGGTCTACGAGCTCGCCGAGACCGGCTGGGCACTGCGTCCGATCCTGATCGAGCTCGCCCGCTGGGGCGTGCGCTTCATGGGCCCGCCCTCTCCCGACGATCGCATGGAGCCGGCCTGGCTTCGCTTCGGCCTGGAGGTGTTCGCGCGGCGAACGCCAACCGCGAGTCTGGCCGTGCAGCTGCGCATCACGGGCGAAGGCCACTCGGTCGATGTCTTCGTTCGCGGCGGCGAAGCGGGCGTGCTCGTGACGAGCGAGCCTCTGCGCACGCAGGCGACCATCACGGCCCCTGCCATGGACATGCTCTTCGTCTGCATCGGGCTGCGTCGTCTGGACGCCCCGGACCTGTCGCCGCAGATTCGGGTCGAAGGCGATGCAACGGCCGCCGCGCACCTCCCCGAGCTCTTCGACTTCTCACCCACCCCACCCACCATTCCGGTCGCCGGGGCCGGACCAACACTCGATGCCTCGTCGGGCAGCGGCGAGGCGCGAGCCAGATGA
- a CDS encoding DUF3192 domain-containing protein encodes MKQRFLCTVMPALVMLLAGCAQTHVDRYHQAVRANRDHIAEIRAGMTRPEVESVMGQGPVVEYKKIELRNPWRTDSYRRDGRSFDVLYYVTHGDTWKKFQPDEQLLTPVVLEEGKVVGTGWTLVDKAPRYVSGPPDGPSQEASITSAPGDPR; translated from the coding sequence ATGAAGCAGCGATTCCTCTGCACCGTGATGCCGGCACTGGTGATGCTGTTGGCCGGGTGCGCCCAGACACACGTCGATCGGTACCACCAAGCCGTTCGAGCCAACCGGGATCACATTGCCGAGATCCGCGCGGGCATGACTCGTCCGGAAGTGGAGTCGGTGATGGGACAGGGGCCGGTCGTCGAGTACAAGAAGATCGAGCTGCGCAATCCGTGGCGCACCGATTCCTATCGAAGAGATGGTCGCAGCTTCGACGTCCTCTACTACGTGACCCACGGCGATACCTGGAAGAAATTCCAGCCGGACGAGCAGCTGCTGACGCCGGTCGTGCTGGAGGAGGGAAAAGTTGTCGGCACCGGCTGGACGCTCGTCGACAAGGCGCCGCGCTACGTCAGCGGGCCGCCGGACGGGCCGTCGCAGGAAGCGAGCATAACTTCCGCGCCTGGCGATCCACGGTAA